The following proteins are encoded in a genomic region of Sulfurimonas sp. HSL3-7:
- a CDS encoding sodium:proton exchanger translates to MPSRRSILSTIYDHHATAIIGLFFALLTFVFHYLGNPYMATLFAAVSIALLSLTVAEAAEVLAERLDEPYGSFVLTFSAVIVEIILLFLILLEAGHNPDAMETVKGGIISAVIVDMNVLLGLAVFIGGLAFKAQEHNEDTSSTYTTILLVASSALLVPSILHYTTGNSDDLANASLLIAAVLFIFYIVIFIFQTKTHSHFFKATARSRIFRFKNRLNENEEDEEADEDLFEKMNTPFNFVAIFMLIAMIGYIAEIFANEGMQLVSAYNFPVGLAGLVIAIISVSPEIITAIKAAKNDQIQRVVNIAMGASTVSIMLTVPILLAMSYATEHPLTLDFNTLQIGALILTIILAWKTTDDGETNYFEGTSHLIFFTCYAIVLAFM, encoded by the coding sequence GTGCCCAGTCGGCGGAGTATTTTATCGACTATCTATGACCACCATGCTACCGCTATTATCGGTCTATTTTTTGCCCTTCTCACCTTTGTATTTCACTATTTAGGCAACCCTTATATGGCGACACTTTTTGCCGCCGTCAGCATCGCCCTGCTCTCGCTCACCGTTGCCGAAGCCGCGGAGGTGCTGGCTGAGCGACTGGATGAGCCTTACGGCAGTTTTGTCCTCACCTTTTCAGCCGTTATTGTCGAGATCATCCTGCTTTTTCTGATTCTCTTGGAAGCCGGGCATAACCCCGATGCGATGGAGACAGTCAAAGGGGGGATCATCTCCGCCGTCATCGTTGACATGAACGTTCTGCTCGGACTGGCAGTCTTCATCGGCGGTCTGGCATTTAAGGCGCAGGAACACAATGAAGACACATCAAGCACCTATACGACCATATTGCTGGTGGCTTCGTCTGCTTTGCTGGTGCCGAGTATTCTGCACTATACGACCGGCAATTCCGACGACCTTGCCAATGCAAGCTTGTTGATCGCAGCGGTCCTTTTTATTTTCTATATCGTTATCTTTATCTTTCAGACCAAGACGCACTCACACTTTTTCAAGGCCACTGCGAGAAGCCGTATTTTCAGGTTTAAAAATCGTCTGAATGAAAACGAGGAAGATGAAGAGGCGGACGAAGACCTTTTTGAAAAGATGAACACGCCCTTCAATTTTGTTGCGATCTTCATGCTTATCGCGATGATCGGCTATATTGCCGAGATATTCGCCAATGAAGGGATGCAGCTGGTTTCTGCCTACAATTTTCCTGTCGGTCTGGCCGGTCTCGTCATTGCGATCATTTCGGTTTCTCCCGAGATCATCACGGCCATCAAGGCGGCCAAAAATGACCAGATACAGCGTGTCGTCAACATCGCAATGGGGGCATCCACCGTATCGATCATGCTGACGGTGCCGATATTGCTGGCGATGTCCTATGCGACAGAGCACCCCTTGACGCTGGATTTCAACACTCTGCAGATCGGGGCGCTGATATTGACGATCATTCTTGCCTGGAAAACAACTGATGACGGTGAGACCAATTATTTTGAGGGAACCTCCCATCTGATCTTTTTCACCTGTTACGCCATCGTCCTGGCTTTTATGTGA